In Gossypium hirsutum isolate 1008001.06 chromosome A10, Gossypium_hirsutum_v2.1, whole genome shotgun sequence, the DNA window tatattttttccttataattaaaagtaacaaaattataaaaaattgttttatgaATTAGAGAAGTTATTCTTTAATAGTGTATAAGAAATAAATGacaattcatatttattaaaaaatcaatattaaCTAAGAAAGATAAACTAAACATTGAATAcattcaaaaattataatattagttcatgataaatacaaaaatatatttacattaaattaataaacacatataataataatgattaaaaaataattgttgaaaTTTAAACCTCTTTTTCGAAATaaacctaaataaataaaaaaacgatTTTAAGAGTGATTGCTTCGTGTAGTAtaaacaacttaaaaaaaaacaattccaTAATTCTCATAATCAATTAAAAAACAATATCATAATTCtcatcatcaattaaaataaCGTTTCATCTTTCTGGTGTCATTATTGTTCGAATATGATTTGATATTGCCTCTTCGAAGAACCTCATGATTTGATTTAATGGTCCATTCTTTTGGATCCTTTGATTGAATATGACTAACTATTGGATGCTATTTATAGAGctaaacttaatttttaattgatatataactCTAATATTTTATCTATATTACCTTTAAAATTCTATTCAAATCAAAACTCGATAGTTTTGTTTGATCAATGAAAGAGACTAAATTTGACAAACTTAAAAGAATCCctccatattaaaataaattgggacgaatatcattataaatatatattataaaaattatttaagccttaattaattattttaaattaaaatataattatatttagatGTCAATTTTGTAATATGATTGAAAAAAGGGTATTCTCgttgattcaaaatttttttcaaactcatgtttttatatatatgatagATTATAGATCTTGTGTTCAGCATTCATGTTGGGGACAACatatttggacatggatggataTGGTAGTATGGTATTCCATGGATTTggaaaaatttagataaaaaaaatttcatagcCATATCGAACATATACTCGTATCCATACTTCCTTGAGTCTTTATAACATGCCGCTATTAGATGCTTCTATCTAGGAATAACCCTGAGCCTGTGTAACATCGATCATCTCTATTgaacataataatatttacacAGAATGAATCATCGAACATGTTTTTTTTCTTAGGTTAATCTCCTGCAGACAATGGCTAAGCTACACTCTTTTGAATGCCTTCCTTTGACGGCATCTTCCCTGGACATTGCATCACGTGAGATTGCCCAAACTTGGTCTCATATCTCAGGCACCATTTTGTATCTCCTTCCTAACCATGATGCCTCTCCCAAAATAACCTGCACATACTTCTCAATTGCTCTTGGTGAGTGCTGTTTAATCTTTTCATTCCTAAGGTTCTGTTGGTTTTTTCTCTGCAATTATGCATAAACCTACGTTTCTAGAGATCCTACTAGTGTTTATCAATGTCTATTGTGTCGAAGAGAGCGGCTTCTTCAGCTTGACCCAAATTCATGCTTTTTGCTTGGTCAAAATTGCTCCCTTTTTTCCCCAGATGATGAAGTTACCAGTGTACTCCACAAGTCAAACAGGATTTATATGGAGAAATTTGAAGAGCTTCCTTTGACTATTTGCCGCCTAAATAAAAAGGTCACCTCTCATCACCCTTTTCTATTCATCTCTTTTACTCGTTTGAATCTTAACAAGCTGCCAAATCCTTGGATCTTTGTATTCTCTAGCCACCTAAAAACTTCAGATGTCATCGGGATAATTATgaagaaccaaaaaaaataaagtaatataaatggtatatatttataataaatataggtTTGTCTCTAGAAAATCACAAATAGTAAGTATTGGCCTAGaaataaatttacttttaaacAAGCTTTAGGTAACTCGAAAGAAAACAACCTTTCATGacttctttcacatttttctcagGCAATAAGCAATGATGTTGTGACGGTTGGTTACATTATGAAGCCTTCTCGCGAGGAAGATTTCGCCAAGGTTAGCCCTTTGACGGAAAATGAAATTATTCTGTTCTCTTTGGGGGGAAAAAATGTACTAAAAATAAGTACAAACCTATAAGTTATGATTTTTCCTATCCTTTCATATTTGCTAGAAACCTACTCAAGCTATGTATTTTTGAAGTTAATTTTGTGATTATTGACCAACCAAAGCTcatttttggtgtattttgtaGAGGGGTGCCTTGCCAATGTGTCCAACTCCGAATGGGTTGATgtttttgcccttaacttttgaacttcctatttcaaaacaattaGAAGAGGTTGATGTGATTCTCCATAAAGCAACTGATGAAATTGTGTCCATTGAATTAAATAGCTCCTCAGAATCTTCCTACTGGATTGGTTACACGAAAGGAATGCAAGAACTGCAAAGGTAACTTTTAACTCCAATTTATCCATCTTATGCATGCACCTATGCACTCACATGTAACTGAATAATGTATAAAGCTTTTCGGCTTTCTTATCTTTGGACATTTGTGTTTGGAAAAGTACTGTCATCTTAATCTTGAGtatttatataagaaaaatgTTAATTTAGTTCGTAGTCCTTGAATAATTTTAGTTTGAGGATGTGATACTCATAGAACTGCTTTTTAAATAGTGCTGATGCATTACAGGCATATTGAAAATCACAATGACTGCTTCGAAGTTGATCCACTTAATAGTATTTACCCTGTACTTGATCGGTTAAAGATCCAACAACTTTTACTTGGGCTAGAGGATCTTAACGTAGGGGGACGCTGCAAAGTCAGGGCTCCTCACTTTCTCAAGGTCTTTTACCtgaacatatatattataaacttgTTTTGCAGGTCATGTGAAAACTACTAGTATTACTTTATGCAATAAACTTGTCAAAATGTTTTATGATAAGGAAATTGAAATTGGATATATAAATGATAGGAGTTTGGGGTTTCTTCTTGTTTTTCGTGTACTGCAACTAGGTTACTTTTTGTAATTGTAATGCCCAAGAGTTCCAGACTGAAATGAGATCTATGTAATTCATCTTTTTCCCAGTCTTGCCTTGAGTTGGGTGCATTTGTATATGGGTTGGTTTCATATATCATGAGGCATATATTATAAGGTGGAACATATTATGTTTTCCCTAATGAAGACTTGGTTGTTGAGATAATATTGTTGTTGTTGCATACACTTGAATAAATGTCTAGGCCAGATTATGGAGTGGCCTCTGTGACGACAATTTTAGGTTGTGGTCCTAGTTTCTCATGAAAttctttttgttaatttattgggcagtttgattttattttggtgcATGACAATGGCTGAATTATGATGATACTTTTTCATTAGAAAAATAATTGAGGTTCATGGATAACCTTTGTTTTCCTCGAAATATCTGTACTTTAAACGATCAAGTCCAACCTTCCCCCACCCCTCCTGTTTTTCCCTCAAAATAAGGGGAAAAAAGTAAAAGGCTGCATTTGCTCTCACCCTACCTTTTGTCTGTTGTTCAAGAACAATTAAACAATTATGTTTTATGTTCTTCATATGTTTCTCCCCGAGTTTAACAGTCTTTTTGCATGTTTTCCACTCAAATATTCAGGTTAACAGTTTTGATGAACCTGATTTGGTACAAAGACTGCATGATGCAACATTATCTCTTCCAAGTATAGTGAAACCGCAGGTTGCTTGTGGCGTAGCTGATGCTCACAGTATGGTAAATATTTCCTTAAATTCAAATCCCTTCTTGTACCATGAGTTTGGATTATCTTATTGCGGAGGAAACACATAAGAGAAACCTAGATTTCcgtaaattatttttcttacattTGTTACAAATGCTACTTTCTTTCCCTGAGTTCTTGTTGCTTTAGTCAAAATGTTCTTTTCTGACTAATCTACTTCGTTATTTCCATTTCATGTCAGCATAAAACATTATCTGCTTGGTGAAGCCTTACAGTATTCCTCTCTTCGTTCCCACTTTCTGGTCATAGTGTTGTGTTCTTTAAGTTGGAAATGTAGATATAAGATCTTAATGATGAGAAGTTTATCTTTATCTAAAGCAAAGAAGCATTACTGTTATATCTCATCATCTGTGTATAATCTGTTACCACTTAATAGCGATGGTGGTAGTTCTCTTAAAGCAGCATAATAGCAAGAAGACAGGATGATAAATTGCCTTAGTCTTCAAGATATGGATTACATAATTATATCATTAAAACAACAAGAAGAAGATTTTTCCTTGCAGTGGCAGCATAGCCATATCTTCTATAAGCTTGGTAGAAtgctttatttttttggtttatttggtcaagaaattaaGCACCAGTGTAGTTTTAGAAAATTCTTTTCCATTTCTCCATCTCTATTTCACATTATTGATAATCAATGAAATAAGGATGATAGGCAGATTTGAAATCTTTGTTTCCCCTTTGCTGTAAAATTGGGCTTATTACGAATGGTTttctcattttttaattacatttagaGTACTTTGCTTTATCCTATAAATTATATGTTTGATCTTATTTAAGATGTAAATGGAATTGGGAAATGGAAATTATTTTCTAACACTACAGCCCTATATTTTTTCCCTTCGGTAATTCCTGTAATGCAACTTAGGCATTTCTGAAACATGTTAAATTATCTTTATTTGAATGAATGATTGGTATTCTGTTTTATAGTCTCGCATTATATTACTACAAGCACAAGAAGATGATAATTTGTCTAATATCAATCCATATTCAGAGAAAACAAAATAACTTATCACCTACTAATTTAGCTTGGCGGCATTTTTAAATTATTGCAACTCTTATTTCGGACACTATGATTCAATTTAAACGAACTATGATTGTCATTTCTTCCATCAACTTTACCAAAATTTTGTACTTCAGAAAAGCTAAATATTGTCATTAACAGGCAATTGTCTTTCAAGTTGAAGACTTCAAGGTTTTGAATGTTCCACTACCTGCTGTCATTCAGGTAAGCATCCGCTAATATTTCAAAGTTTTTCACATCAAGTAAATGATGGTTACATGTTTTATTGTTAAATCCTGCGGCTCGTCTCttgaaatatatatacaattattcATAATTTCAGTTTTAATACTAGTTCCTTGCAATTTGTATGCTGCTCCTTTTTCTGCTTATTAGATCAtgttcttccatttctttgtgcTTGTCTTATACAATTCCATGGGGACCTTTCAATTTAAGGTGCTAAACTTTTTAACCCgcaacacacacaaaaaaaagggAGTTCAGTTAATTTTATCAATGATCAAGCTATGGCGCTACAATGAAACCTATTTACGTAAACTTTAAATCTGACAATCTATTCGTAGTTGAAATCTTGGCTCTAAAGTGGGAAATGCCTTGGAATGCAGGAATATGTTGATCATTCATCCACTTTGTTCAAGTTTTATGTTCTGGGTGACAGAGTTTTCCACACAGTAAAGAAGTCTATGCCTAATGCTGATGTTTTGATAAAATCATCCGAAAAAAATGGATCAAAACCTCTTCTCTTTGATAGGTACACTGTTTCCTTTCACTTTTTTTCCCCGTGTAATGCAACCTTTTGCTTTTAAATTGAATTCTTCTATAGAAATTTTCTGTGGTTGCACCCTTGGCAGCTTAAAGTCTCTACCTACTGCCACCGCAAACCAGCATTCTGAAGGTCGGGATCCATGCCTTGATCTTGCGCTAGTAAACAAGGCTGCTGAGAGGCTTTCGAAGAGGCTGGGTCTTACTATTTTTGGCTTTGACGTTGTTGTGAGTAGCTTGAATAAACTTTGCCTGCATATTTCTTATGTGAAAACTATCATATTCTTATTAAATCTGTTTCAGTGCATTCTAATTTAAGGCAATGGTGTTAACTGCAGAAAGGTATATTTGTATGattagaaattgaaaataaagacGAATGCTTTAGTCTAGTATATAAACTATGTCCGGATCTGACTAAATCCTTGGTGACCTGCTAGTAGCACAATTACTTTATGTTGTtctgactcttcatttttctggaAGTACCATGTTTGATGCATATTCGGAAATGGGCATTAAGGATGTAATCCTCTAAACATATtctatatatatgaaaaaacttagaaaaatttagaGATGCCTGTGTTTAGATACAAATCCATATTCAAAACTTGCATCCGAGTCGAATGACATAGATACTTCAACTGTTTGTTTCTTCTCCTTCCTTATGCCGAATAATCTCAACTGACTTTTGAGAATCATGGGATGGAGTTGGGGTGAATGACAACCTTGGCCTTGGTAATGGAGAAAGATCTTTGAAACTATTGACATTGAACAGAGGTATTCAAGGGAATTTGGTGACATCTTGGAATGAAGCTCTGGGTTGAAAAAGAAGCAAGAGATAGTGTAATGTAACCTTTATTAAACATGTCTCTATAGTGATTGTAATGATATTTCTGTGGCAATCTATGTACTGCATCCtgtttgtgttttttttctttttgagttatTTTCATGTTTAAcatgatatttttatataaaatttgacacTTTCCACTCCATTTTACCTCTGTTATTTTCACCTGTAGTCCCACTCCATTACAATGCCCCATTGTTAAAGCATATACCTTTGGCAAACCTTACTGACTTGTATGATTTTGTCATGTCACCTCATCTCATGTTTTCCTCATctcatgttttattatatatatattttgcattGCATTCAGGTCATTTCCAAAATTATTAGGTTTGAGTCATCATGATGGGTATGTTTTAATGGGGGTTATTCCGGTTTCCTGTACTCAGATTCAAGAAGGTTCTGGCGATCATGTCGTTGTGGATGTAAACTACCTGCCGTCATTCAAAGAAATTCCTGACGATGTGGCTGTTCCTGCATTTTGGGATGCTATTAAAAAGAAGGTAGATTCGAAAGCAGTGAAGTAGCGAAGTATGGCTCCTCTTCCCATGGAGTCCCATGATTAGCAAGAGACAAGAAAAAGCAAAGCGGGTTTGGATCCTGTCAAAACAAAAGCAGAGTGAGTTTGGATTTTCCTTTTGTTGACAATAAGTAcatggtttcattattgagtcaAATCCATGTTGTAGCTTTAAGAAATAATATAACATGAGAGTTTTAAATTAGAAGATACGAAAATTagtttggttatgttttggtagaTGAATTGTGGGAATAACACTGATAATTTAGTCCCCACCGTGAGGCTATTTAGTTCAAACCTAGCCAATTTAATCCTCAAACTTTTGAAGCATAAACAGAAATGTAAAATCATTCACAAGATTAATGTTAAAACCATAGAAATGTGCTAATGTGAATCAAATGCCACACATCATTTAAAAGTGGTGTCAGCATTTGACTTGCACATAGCAACGGGTTTGCTTTTATTTCGTTAATGATTTTACCTCTTTACtctgattattattattatttttttggtagagggactaaattgtctcGACGACTTCCGTGATACTTTGACCTTAAGAAGTAATGTTTTCTTTTCCCCTTCTCCTGGTTGTGACCAAATTAGTGTAACAATGTTGTGGATCATTTGTTATTTCAATGTAGTGCAACGATTTCGAATTCTTGTTTTATGCCCTTTCTAGTTTAAATTAGACATGACAGTGAAATAACACAAGCATCAACTAGAGACAATTTCAGatgcaaaaaatatatatatatatatatagaggcGATTTCAATTCAGACCAAGCAAAGCAGTTACTATTTATATGAACCATGTAATGTAATGTGAAGGCATCTTATTGATAGCCTTAAAATATGCATATgggaggtaaaagtatcatacGAGGAGCTCTATCCgtaaaatgggcaaattagtttTTTAGatcacataaaaaaataaattagtcaTTCCATTAAAAATTTATCCTTTAGCTGTTATAAATTGGTTATTGTAATTAGTCTTTTAtgcattagattaaagagtaaattgatctttcttttaaaaaattatccattTATGTTGTTAAAAATTGGTTATTGTATGTTAGTATAAGGTACACATGACACATTATATGTCATTGTCTAGTTATTTTGTTAATCACACTAATTTTTAATTGTacaaatggatggaatttttaacaaaaaaatcaatttgctTTTCAATTTAATGTACAtggattaatttacttatttttttagcagagagagcaaaaaatacaatttgactACTAGCACATGagtttttatgatatttttactcatatgagataattttttaaatcaaaataagtaTTATAAATTTCAAACACAAATAAAGTCTTGCCACTAATCAATTTCTGCCAGCCTCGTATTTTTTCTTCGGTttaagaataaatcaaattgtttacgtaaaatttttattttatttaattcttataaactatcaaaaaag includes these proteins:
- the LOC107896234 gene encoding inositol 1,3,4-trisphosphate 5/6-kinase 4; this translates as MLMGEAVRGVIVDHALLQYGTIQPENFKSNGTLSLLRKLRFSNIQTAISYVLPVSAEQVNLLQTMAKLHSFECLPLTASSLDIASREIAQTWSHISGTILYLLPNHDASPKITCTYFSIALDDEVTSVLHKSNRIYMEKFEELPLTICRLNKKAISNDVVTVGYIMKPSREEDFAKRGALPMCPTPNGLMFLPLTFELPISKQLEEVDVILHKATDEIVSIELNSSSESSYWIGYTKGMQELQRHIENHNDCFEVDPLNSIYPVLDRLKIQQLLLGLEDLNVGGRCKVRAPHFLKVNSFDEPDLVQRLHDATLSLPSIVKPQVACGVADAHSMAIVFQVEDFKVLNVPLPAVIQEYVDHSSTLFKFYVLGDRVFHTVKKSMPNADVLIKSSEKNGSKPLLFDSLKSLPTATANQHSEGRDPCLDLALVNKAAERLSKRLGLTIFGFDVVIQEGSGDHVVVDVNYLPSFKEIPDDVAVPAFWDAIKKKVDSKAVK